The Phaeocystidibacter marisrubri genomic interval TCTTTGAGAATATCGTTTTGGATTGTCCCCGAAAGTTGTTCCGTGCTTACACCTTGTTCTTCTGCGGCTACAATGTAGAAAGCCATTACAGGAATCACAGCTCCGTTCATCGTCATTGAAACCGACATTTCGTCGAGTGGAATCTGATCAAAGAGAACCTTCATGTCCTCTACACTGTCAATGGCAACTCCGGCTTTACCTACATCGCCAACCACTCGTGGATGGTCGGAATCATAACCACGGTGTGTGGCCAAGTCGAAGGCCACCGAAAGACCTTTTTGTCCTGCAGCTAGGTTTCTGCGATAGAACGCATTCGATTCTTCTGCGGTGGAGAAACCGGCGTATTGACGAATTGTCCATGGTCGTTGAACATACATTGAACCATAAGGGCCACGGAGGTAAGGAGCGATTCCTGAAACATAGTTCAAGTGCTTCAAATCACCCGCATCGTCTGCTGTGTATTGCTTCTTTATTTCTATGCCTTCAGAGGTTTTCCAATCTGAGGCGTCGATTGGTTTAGGGCTGTGCTTTGGAGCCGACCAAGTAGTGTTGCTAAAGTCTACTTTTCCCATATTTACTCGGCTTTAAGTCTAGTTTGTTCCTCTGCTTCTGAGAGTCTGCGAGCGACAATTTTGCGAATTACTTTTCCCTCGCTATTATCAGAGGCAAAGAGTGGAGTCGTAGCTTCTTTCGACATTTTCTCAGCAGCGTTGGGGAACTTGTTGGTTCCTACAAGGATGATCTTGCCCTCGTTGTATAGTTCTTGCTCAATGGCAGCTTCTCTTTCTATCAGTTCTTGAACAAATCCCGATTTCAGCGCTTCAATCATTCCACCTTTAGCTTCTATTTCTCGGAATACTTTCCAAGCTTCTTCACAGAGGTCGTTGGTGAGGTTTTCAATCGCATAACTACCTGCGGCGGGGTCATTCACTTTAGTCACGAAAGCCTCGTATTGCATCACTAAGGCTTGATTGCGGGCCACTCGTCTCGCCTGAGGTGTCGACTCCCGGAAGGTGATGTCATAGGGTTGAACACAAACCTCATCCACACCGCCAATCAGCGCGCTCATGGCTTCTGTGGTTGTACGGAGCATATTTACATTAGGATCGAAAATGGTCTTATTGCGAAGTCCTGTTTCTGCATAAATGTGTGCGGCAGCTTCCGTTTCGTAGGCTTCACCTACTTTAGCCCAAAGCGAACGTAGCGCTCGGAACTTGGCAACTTCGAGAAGATAAGACTTGCCGATGGCCATGTTGAATGTAGTGTGGCTAAATGCAGATGATCCCCATCTTCCAATAAACTCGTGGGCATGAGCTAGCGTGAGTCCGAGTTCGGTTGCAGCACTCGCGCCTGCATTGTGGTAGATATTCGCATTAACAGCGAGGTTATTCATGCTTTTCAGCGGAGAGTTTATGAGCGACTCAAGTGTGTTGAAATCTGATTCTTCCGAAGAAAACCACTCACCTGTTCTTGCCAGGTTTTCGATGGGATCAACATTGATAGAACCTCGAATTTCTGCTGGATTCAAACCGCGTTCAGTAATGATGTCCAATAACTGGGATTGAACATTGCTAGCTTCTCCATTAGACACATAGTGAACTGTGATGTGTTCAATCAAAACATCTGCCAAGAGAGGGGCTAATTGAACTCCTTTTTTCAGATAGAGCATAACTCCACTGCACCCCTTATTAAGGACGTCTAAGATGGCTTTATTTCCTTCGCTGGCATCATCTACATAAATACCTTCAATGGTATCGACAATTTTTGAAGTGCGGGTAGGGACTGCAGCTGCGCTGGGTAAGTCCTCGGAATGATAAGTGGGTGAAAGTGTAATATCTCCTCCATAGTGTGTAAAGAGATCTTCGAAATTTCCACCTTTCAATTCCTTTTCAATTTTCGCAATCCATTCTGCCTTTGAAGCAGCGGGAAACTCTTGAAAAGTTAGGCTCGAATTTGACATGAATCGAGATTTCGTGATTTGCCGTAAAGGTAAGGTATAGCAGTTAGATAAGCATGCTTCGTTCGTTTGCATAGAGGTGTCTACGCGGCATCACGGTTCTGAAAGAATCGATATTTTTTTGTATTTTTAAGAGGCTCTCATAATCTCTGCATTCAGAGATTCCCCAAGGACGTATTCATAAACATTCAGATGTTAGGTGTTGGAGTTTCAGTTATGGCGATGATCCAATCGCTTCGTTCCAATCAATCATTGTTGGAGAGAACGAAGAAGTTGGGAGGTCAACCTGTGCTTAAGCGCATAGCTTCCGCAGAAGAAAGGGAACGTCGCCGAATAAATCAACCGGTTGCTTCACCTGAGCTTTTAGCTAGCATTAGAGCACAGAATGTCGCAGATCGAGGTAGGACAAAAATGCTGAGTGCATTGGTGTTTGTAGGGTCTGCTGTAGTTGTCGCTGGGCTATTCTATATGATGTCTGCTATTACGAATGAGT includes:
- a CDS encoding methylmalonyl-CoA mutase family protein; protein product: MSNSSLTFQEFPAASKAEWIAKIEKELKGGNFEDLFTHYGGDITLSPTYHSEDLPSAAAVPTRTSKIVDTIEGIYVDDASEGNKAILDVLNKGCSGVMLYLKKGVQLAPLLADVLIEHITVHYVSNGEASNVQSQLLDIITERGLNPAEIRGSINVDPIENLARTGEWFSSEESDFNTLESLINSPLKSMNNLAVNANIYHNAGASAATELGLTLAHAHEFIGRWGSSAFSHTTFNMAIGKSYLLEVAKFRALRSLWAKVGEAYETEAAAHIYAETGLRNKTIFDPNVNMLRTTTEAMSALIGGVDEVCVQPYDITFRESTPQARRVARNQALVMQYEAFVTKVNDPAAGSYAIENLTNDLCEEAWKVFREIEAKGGMIEALKSGFVQELIEREAAIEQELYNEGKIILVGTNKFPNAAEKMSKEATTPLFASDNSEGKVIRKIVARRLSEAEEQTRLKAE